In Cedecea neteri, a single genomic region encodes these proteins:
- a CDS encoding alpha-keto acid decarboxylase family protein: MRYCVADYLVDRLNEGGIDHLFGVPGDYNLVFLDHVIAHPRLAWVGCANELNAAYAADGYARCKGAAALLTTFGVGELSALNGVAGSYAEHLPIIHIVGAPNSRAQQRGELLHHTLGDGDFRHFLRIAEEVSVAQASLTPANACSEIDRVILEAVRQQRPGYLLLPSDVAEAPATRPSKRLMIPETAAEPATLEAFRYCAQAKIAESRSVALLADFLALRYGQQKTLQQWMASTPIPHASLLMGKGLFDESQPGFLGTYSGAASPPQVKQGIESAELVICVGVKFTDTITAGFSQKLSQQQTIEVQPEAVRVGERWFSGISMAQAIAILQPLCAQQVASWPEATQRPPKLPACDSDRLDQHAFWQTLQDALQPGDIILADQGTAAFGAAALTLPAGVTFIVQPLWGSIGFTLPAAFGAQTARPNRRVLLLIGDGSAQLTIQELGSMQRDGQKPVVMVLNNDGYTVERAIHGPEQRYNDIAAWDWTRLPQAMNVDSLAECWRVTETSQLAAVLEKLASPERLALVEVVLPKQDIPELLRAVTTSLGRRNSEMEH; this comes from the coding sequence ATGCGCTACTGTGTGGCAGACTATCTTGTTGACCGGCTTAACGAAGGCGGGATCGACCACCTCTTCGGCGTCCCCGGTGACTACAACCTTGTTTTCCTGGATCACGTGATTGCGCATCCGAGGCTTGCCTGGGTGGGCTGTGCTAACGAGCTGAACGCGGCCTACGCCGCCGACGGCTATGCCCGCTGCAAAGGTGCTGCGGCGCTGCTGACCACGTTTGGCGTGGGCGAACTGAGCGCGCTGAACGGCGTGGCGGGCAGCTATGCCGAACATCTCCCCATCATCCATATTGTTGGCGCGCCCAATAGCCGCGCCCAGCAGCGGGGTGAGCTACTTCATCACACGCTTGGCGACGGGGATTTCCGCCATTTCCTGCGTATTGCCGAAGAAGTTTCCGTGGCGCAGGCTTCGCTCACCCCCGCCAATGCCTGTAGCGAAATTGATCGCGTCATTCTTGAAGCTGTGAGGCAGCAGCGCCCCGGTTACCTGTTGCTGCCGAGCGACGTGGCGGAGGCACCGGCAACGCGGCCTTCAAAACGGCTAATGATTCCTGAAACGGCGGCTGAACCGGCAACGCTGGAAGCGTTTCGTTATTGTGCGCAGGCCAAAATTGCCGAAAGCCGAAGCGTGGCGCTGTTGGCCGATTTTCTGGCTCTGCGTTATGGGCAGCAAAAGACGCTCCAGCAATGGATGGCGAGCACGCCCATTCCTCACGCTTCGCTGCTGATGGGGAAAGGGTTGTTCGATGAAAGCCAGCCTGGTTTTCTGGGCACCTACAGCGGGGCGGCCAGCCCGCCGCAGGTGAAGCAGGGGATTGAAAGCGCGGAGCTGGTTATCTGCGTGGGCGTGAAATTTACCGATACCATCACCGCCGGTTTCAGCCAGAAGCTAAGCCAGCAGCAGACAATTGAGGTCCAGCCGGAGGCGGTGCGGGTCGGCGAACGCTGGTTTAGCGGGATCTCTATGGCGCAGGCCATCGCTATTTTACAGCCGCTCTGTGCTCAACAGGTGGCCTCCTGGCCTGAGGCCACGCAAAGGCCACCGAAGCTTCCAGCCTGTGACAGCGACCGACTGGACCAGCACGCTTTCTGGCAAACCCTGCAGGACGCCCTACAGCCCGGCGATATCATTCTGGCCGACCAGGGTACGGCGGCTTTTGGTGCCGCGGCCCTAACGCTGCCCGCAGGAGTAACGTTTATCGTCCAGCCGCTGTGGGGATCGATTGGTTTTACACTGCCTGCGGCATTTGGCGCGCAAACCGCAAGGCCAAACAGGCGTGTGCTTCTACTGATTGGCGACGGCTCCGCCCAACTGACTATCCAGGAGCTGGGCAGCATGCAGCGTGACGGCCAGAAGCCGGTGGTAATGGTGCTGAATAACGATGGCTATACGGTTGAGCGCGCGATCCATGGCCCGGAGCAGCGCTACAACGACATTGCCGCGTGGGACTGGACCCGACTGCCGCAGGCGATGAACGTGGATAGTCTGGCCGAATGCTGGCGTGT
- the mgrA gene encoding L-glyceraldehyde 3-phosphate reductase, which yields MTWQPNPERYSSMEYRRCGRSGLKLPAISLGLWHNFGDETLLETSRQLLRKAFDLGITHFDLANNYGPPPGSAEANFGRILREDFQAWRDELIISTKAGYTMWDGPYGDWGSRKYLIASLDQSLKRTGLEYVDIFYHHRPDPDTPLAETMRALDHLVRQGKALYVGISNYPADLAEKAIDILNDLGTPCLIHQPRYSMFERWVEGGLLDLLQEKGVGSIAFSPLAGGQLTDRYLSGIPADSRAASGSRFLNPDQITAEKLAKVRQLNALAEKRGQKLSQMALAWVLRDEKVTSVLIGASKTSQIEDAVGMLSQRHFSKQERAEIEAILV from the coding sequence ATGACCTGGCAGCCCAACCCTGAACGCTATTCGTCTATGGAGTACCGTCGCTGCGGCCGCAGCGGCCTGAAACTGCCCGCTATCTCCCTTGGCCTTTGGCACAATTTTGGTGATGAAACGCTGCTGGAAACCAGCCGTCAGCTGCTGAGAAAGGCTTTTGATCTGGGCATTACCCACTTTGACCTTGCCAATAATTACGGGCCACCGCCGGGGTCAGCGGAAGCCAACTTTGGACGCATTTTGCGGGAAGATTTTCAGGCCTGGCGCGACGAGCTGATTATCTCCACCAAAGCGGGCTACACCATGTGGGACGGGCCTTACGGCGACTGGGGTTCGCGCAAATATCTGATTGCAAGCCTCGACCAGAGTCTGAAGCGCACGGGGCTTGAGTATGTCGATATCTTCTATCATCACCGCCCGGACCCTGACACGCCGCTGGCAGAGACCATGCGCGCCCTCGACCATCTGGTGCGCCAGGGCAAAGCGCTGTATGTCGGGATCTCTAACTACCCGGCAGATCTGGCCGAAAAAGCTATTGATATCCTGAACGATCTCGGTACACCTTGCCTGATCCACCAGCCGCGTTACTCAATGTTTGAACGCTGGGTTGAGGGCGGTCTGCTGGATCTGCTGCAGGAAAAAGGCGTCGGCAGCATCGCTTTTTCCCCGCTCGCCGGGGGCCAGCTCACCGACCGCTATCTGAGCGGCATCCCTGCGGATTCACGTGCCGCCAGCGGCAGCCGCTTCCTGAATCCTGACCAGATTACGGCAGAGAAGCTGGCAAAAGTACGGCAGCTCAACGCGCTGGCGGAGAAACGCGGGCAAAAACTGTCGCAGATGGCGTTGGCCTGGGTACTGCGCGATGAAAAAGTAACTTCGGTGCTTATTGGCGCGAGTAAAACTAGCCAGATAGAGGATGCCGTGGGAATGCTAAGCCAGCGCCATTTCAGCAAACAGGAACGTGCGGAAATAGAGGCGATCTTAGTGTAA
- a CDS encoding DUF2502 domain-containing protein, translated as MFRSLMLALALLAAAPMVANAGEITLLPSVKLQIGDQDYRGNYWDGGRWRDRDYWHRNYEWRDRGWHRHRGWDRGWDRGRNSYERGYREGWNDRDDHRGRGHGHRH; from the coding sequence ATGTTCAGGTCACTAATGCTTGCCCTTGCCTTACTGGCCGCGGCGCCGATGGTCGCTAACGCGGGTGAAATCACCCTGCTGCCGTCGGTGAAATTACAGATTGGCGATCAAGATTATCGCGGAAATTACTGGGACGGCGGCAGATGGCGCGACCGTGATTACTGGCACCGCAACTATGAATGGCGCGATCGCGGCTGGCACCGCCACCGTGGCTGGGATCGGGGCTGGGACCGCGGTCGGAATAGCTATGAACGCGGCTATCGCGAGGGCTGGAACGACCGCGATGACCATCGCGGCAGAGGTCACGGACACCGTCACTGA
- a CDS encoding Nramp family divalent metal transporter: MSQRQKMTSSRIDSNTGRTARKLRLALMGPAFIAAIGYIDPGNFATNIQAGASYGYQLLWVVVWANLMAALIQVLSAKLGIATGKNLAEQIRDHYPRPLVWIYWVQAEIIAMATDLAEFIGAAIGFKLILGVSLLQGAVLTGIATFLILMLQSRGQKPLEKVIGGLLLFVAAAYIVELIFSQPKVAELGKGMLIPSLPTSEAVYLAAGVLGATIMPHVIYLHSSLTQHLHAGNRAERYSATKWDVAIAMTIAGFVNLAMMATAAAAFHFTGHTGVAELEDAYKTLEPLLSHAAATIFGLSLVAAGLSSTVVGTLAGQVVMQGFVRFYIPLWVRRAITMAPSFVVIMMGLDPTRILVMSQVLLSFGIALALVPLLVFTSDKKLMGDLVNVRWIKLVGWAIVAVVVALNLWLIFSTLFGN; the protein is encoded by the coding sequence ATATCTCAGAGGCAGAAGATGACAAGCAGTCGCATTGACAGCAATACCGGACGCACCGCGCGCAAGCTGCGGCTGGCGTTGATGGGGCCAGCGTTTATCGCCGCTATCGGCTACATCGATCCCGGTAACTTCGCGACCAATATCCAGGCCGGGGCAAGCTATGGCTATCAACTGCTGTGGGTGGTGGTGTGGGCAAACCTGATGGCGGCGCTGATCCAGGTACTCTCCGCCAAACTGGGGATCGCTACCGGCAAGAACCTCGCCGAACAAATCCGCGATCATTACCCGCGTCCGCTGGTGTGGATTTACTGGGTTCAGGCGGAAATTATCGCCATGGCGACGGATCTCGCGGAGTTTATCGGGGCGGCCATTGGCTTTAAGCTGATTCTGGGCGTCTCTTTGCTCCAGGGGGCGGTGCTGACCGGGATAGCCACTTTCCTGATTTTAATGCTGCAAAGCCGTGGGCAAAAGCCACTGGAAAAAGTCATTGGCGGGTTGCTGCTGTTTGTGGCGGCGGCCTACATCGTTGAGCTTATTTTTTCCCAGCCGAAGGTTGCCGAGCTGGGTAAAGGGATGCTGATCCCCAGCCTGCCGACGTCCGAGGCGGTGTATCTTGCCGCGGGTGTGCTGGGCGCGACTATCATGCCGCACGTGATTTACCTGCACTCTTCTCTGACTCAGCATCTGCATGCGGGCAACCGGGCGGAGCGCTATTCCGCCACTAAATGGGACGTGGCGATAGCGATGACGATTGCCGGTTTCGTCAACCTGGCGATGATGGCCACCGCTGCCGCAGCGTTTCACTTCACCGGGCATACTGGCGTTGCCGAGCTGGAAGATGCCTATAAAACGCTGGAGCCGCTGTTGAGCCATGCCGCAGCCACGATTTTCGGGCTTAGCCTGGTGGCGGCCGGTTTGTCATCCACGGTGGTAGGCACGCTTGCCGGGCAGGTGGTGATGCAGGGGTTCGTGCGTTTTTATATTCCGCTGTGGGTTCGCCGGGCGATTACTATGGCGCCGTCCTTCGTGGTCATCATGATGGGGCTCGACCCAACGCGTATTCTGGTCATGAGCCAGGTGCTGCTGAGCTTCGGGATTGCGCTGGCGTTGGTGCCGCTGCTGGTGTTTACCAGCGACAAAAAGCTGATGGGTGATTTGGTTAACGTGCGCTGGATTAAGCTGGTCGGCTGGGCGATAGTCGCGGTGGTGGTGGCGCTCAACCTTTGGTTAATTTTCAGTACGCTGTTTGGCAACTAA
- a CDS encoding NupC/NupG family nucleoside CNT transporter: MSRVLHFVLALAVVALLALLVSPNRKQIRIRFVIQLLVIEVLLAWFFLTSDVGLGFVKGFSEMFEKLLGFANEGTNFVFGKMNDEGLAFFFLKVLCPIVFISALIGILQHIRILPIVIRAIGTVLSKVNGMGKLESFNAVSSLILGQSENFIAYKDILGKMSRNRMYTMAATAMSTVSMSIVGAYMTMLQPKYVVAALVLNMFSTFIVLSLINPYRVDEKEENLQMTNLHEGQSFFEMLGEYILAGFKVAIIVAAMLIGFIALISGLNALFAAVLGISFQGILGYIFYPVAWVMGVPSAEALQVGSIMATKLVSNEFVAMMDLQKIAGSLSPRAEGILSVFLVSFANFSSIGIIAGAIKGLNEEQGNVVSRFGLKLVYGSTLVSILSASIAALVI; encoded by the coding sequence ATGTCCCGCGTTTTGCACTTTGTTTTAGCGCTTGCTGTGGTCGCGCTGCTGGCTTTGCTGGTTAGCCCTAACCGCAAGCAAATTCGTATTCGCTTTGTCATTCAACTGTTAGTGATCGAAGTGTTACTGGCCTGGTTCTTCCTGACCTCCGACGTCGGCCTGGGCTTCGTAAAAGGTTTCTCCGAGATGTTCGAGAAACTGCTCGGCTTCGCTAACGAAGGGACAAACTTTGTCTTCGGCAAAATGAACGACGAAGGCCTGGCATTCTTCTTCCTGAAGGTGCTGTGCCCTATCGTGTTCATTTCTGCGCTGATCGGTATTCTGCAGCACATTCGCATTCTGCCGATTGTTATCCGCGCTATCGGTACCGTGCTTTCCAAAGTCAACGGTATGGGTAAGCTGGAATCCTTTAACGCCGTAAGCTCGCTGATTCTGGGACAGTCAGAAAACTTCATCGCCTATAAGGATATTCTCGGCAAGATGTCGCGCAACCGCATGTACACCATGGCGGCAACCGCTATGTCTACCGTGTCCATGTCAATCGTGGGTGCGTACATGACGATGCTGCAGCCAAAATACGTGGTTGCCGCGCTGGTGCTGAACATGTTCAGTACCTTTATCGTGCTGTCGCTGATCAACCCGTACCGCGTGGATGAGAAAGAAGAAAATCTGCAGATGACTAACCTGCATGAAGGTCAAAGCTTCTTCGAAATGCTCGGCGAGTACATTCTGGCAGGTTTCAAAGTGGCAATTATCGTTGCCGCCATGCTGATCGGCTTCATCGCCCTGATTTCTGGCCTGAACGCGCTGTTCGCTGCCGTGCTGGGTATCTCCTTCCAGGGCATTCTGGGCTATATCTTCTACCCGGTTGCCTGGGTGATGGGCGTACCGTCCGCAGAAGCGCTGCAGGTCGGCAGTATCATGGCGACTAAACTGGTGTCTAACGAATTCGTTGCGATGATGGATCTGCAGAAAATTGCCGGCAGCCTGTCGCCACGCGCGGAAGGCATCCTGTCCGTGTTCCTGGTGTCCTTCGCTAACTTCTCTTCTATCGGTATTATCGCCGGGGCCATTAAAGGCCTGAACGAAGAGCAAGGTAACGTGGTTTCCCGCTTCGGCCTGAAGCTGGTTTACGGCTCTACGCTGGTGAGTATCCTGTCGGCATCTATCGCCGCGCTGGTTATCTGA
- a CDS encoding diguanylate cyclase has translation MSTSLISHIRLPMVKTLRITHVCFLSLFLLITFLFWQQGELFNHGYRTSQLSHLESVIARLESKSEYQMDNLRYLRRMFIETLNEPQFTPISQLASRASNKEMLSPLHIQSLPIPDSVQPFKNKPKEEREKLTRREYQALRDIQDLFPLAGGSNRLSSNVYYMSRSGGFIASLSPDVNKLLIESANPLAMQGSFVLGSPLLNPRRDPFWTRQNIADTGKTLINGSLPVDFDDRWIGLFGIAVTTETLRLFLSSALPEDTQSAYLLFDEQMNPLTRPVGSQNGYRLSDKQRQMILEKLADESRGTLRFGYAYATFGHVSGTGAILVSVQTIRQGLHEDFGHFSVLLVVMWLTVILILFGSHRMICRLIRNMGHMQQEMHRHALHDDLTGVLNRRGFFETSGRISPQYVDYSLIQLDLDHFKKVNDRFGHQVGDRVLIHATRCIQQAIRTQDIVGRIGGEEFCIYLPNTDLHAAIAVAQRVRKMLVNTPLRLEDESSLLVTASLGVASHEEAPDGDLEQIQSQADIRLYRAKQQGRNRVCWGGEAEAESQT, from the coding sequence GTGAGCACGTCGTTGATTAGCCATATTCGTCTGCCGATGGTAAAAACACTGCGCATCACCCATGTGTGCTTTCTGTCGCTCTTTCTGTTGATCACCTTTCTGTTCTGGCAGCAGGGGGAGTTGTTCAACCACGGCTATCGCACCAGCCAGCTTAGTCACCTCGAAAGCGTGATTGCCCGGCTTGAAAGCAAATCTGAATATCAGATGGACAACCTGCGCTATCTCCGCCGCATGTTCATTGAAACGCTGAATGAACCGCAGTTCACGCCGATCTCGCAGCTGGCTTCCCGGGCCAGCAATAAAGAGATGCTGTCGCCGCTGCATATACAAAGCCTGCCTATCCCCGACAGCGTTCAGCCTTTTAAAAACAAGCCGAAAGAGGAAAGGGAAAAACTCACGCGGCGCGAATACCAGGCCCTGCGCGACATTCAGGATCTCTTTCCGTTAGCAGGCGGGAGCAACCGCCTCTCGTCCAACGTTTACTACATGTCGCGCTCCGGGGGATTTATTGCGTCGCTCTCTCCTGATGTGAACAAACTGCTTATCGAAAGTGCTAACCCGCTGGCGATGCAGGGATCGTTTGTGCTTGGTTCGCCGCTGTTGAACCCGCGCCGCGATCCGTTCTGGACGCGGCAAAATATCGCCGATACCGGCAAAACGTTGATTAATGGCTCTCTTCCGGTGGACTTTGACGATCGGTGGATTGGGCTGTTTGGTATTGCGGTCACCACCGAAACGCTTCGGCTGTTTCTCTCCAGCGCCTTGCCTGAGGACACGCAAAGCGCCTATCTGCTTTTTGATGAACAGATGAATCCGCTTACTCGTCCCGTTGGCTCGCAGAATGGTTATCGGCTCAGTGATAAGCAGCGGCAGATGATTCTTGAAAAGCTGGCTGATGAATCCCGAGGCACCTTACGCTTTGGCTACGCTTATGCCACTTTCGGGCACGTCTCCGGGACGGGGGCAATTCTTGTCAGCGTTCAGACCATCCGGCAGGGGCTGCACGAGGACTTTGGGCATTTTAGCGTGCTGCTGGTGGTGATGTGGCTAACCGTAATTCTTATTCTGTTTGGCTCACACCGTATGATTTGCCGGCTGATTCGCAACATGGGCCATATGCAGCAGGAAATGCACCGACATGCGCTGCACGATGATCTGACCGGTGTACTTAACCGCCGTGGCTTCTTTGAGACGAGCGGGCGAATCAGCCCGCAATATGTGGATTACTCCCTGATTCAGCTGGATCTTGACCATTTCAAAAAAGTGAATGACCGCTTTGGGCATCAGGTTGGCGACCGGGTACTTATCCACGCCACACGCTGCATCCAGCAGGCGATCCGCACCCAGGATATTGTTGGTCGCATCGGCGGCGAAGAGTTTTGTATCTACCTGCCTAACACCGACCTGCATGCGGCGATAGCCGTGGCACAGCGGGTGCGTAAGATGCTGGTCAACACGCCGCTCAGGCTGGAGGACGAGTCTTCGCTGCTGGTGACGGCCTCGCTGGGTGTGGCTTCCCATGAAGAAGCCCCAGACGGTGACCTGGAACAGATCCAGAGTCAGGCGGATATTCGTCTGTATAGGGCGAAACAACAGGGGCGCAACAGAGTGTGTTGGGGCGGCGAGGCTGAAGCTGAATCGCAGACATAA
- a CDS encoding EAL domain-containing protein encodes MIIYKAIKKIVIALALCLLFIPFSRYISPTTLVDGHKTYLAYLPLSFIMAMIIIYGRSAIFPLTLGSLIIYSWLLDLSVVPLVTFIFCLLFPLLVASLITCRYVGPRWRFGLPNKGMGQRIFWLGFIAPFAIKLLMYLAGNVIEYPPELAPFFGGGSVIYMIVDVLNLVVASLIFTTLFYYPLRMLLNPHFAVGFWRRCVRHYRQDKHRLYTPCWLVAWALYLVLMCSPWHSELIAGYLVPVVFVLFTLGIRRFNARLVSLLWGISAWVLLTYNTSFLQGVNTQYALSFILSVFISFTVCLLYMAISYHKNEWMKRVYHLQAQTDPLTQLPNLRALEEHILTYPTGALCCLRMANFEFLSRHYGMMMRIYCKKTIARELQPWLLEGEKIFQLPGSELLLFLREGETEARLTYFVEHLNNKKIPWHNVSLEIEYGASWGIVDSPEDLQRMLGQLSYLAEKASDTQRVLGLDARLQAVSGQTTERVLLLQKIKQAIDEDAFQLYAQPIVDCDGKGYYEILSRLVIGGQHITPDKFIPIIAEFNLSTRFDMMVMKMLLAWLAKHPGNVQQTRFSVNLMPLTLMQKEIAQQIIAQFDVYKVPTSAVVIEVTEEQAFSNSETSNQNIALLREKGFKIAIDDFGTGYANYERLKKLQADIIKIDGCFVRDITSDVMDKLIVKSICELAAARSLSVVAEYVETEEQRDILLQLGVQYLQGYLVGRPEPLQQLKH; translated from the coding sequence ATGATTATTTACAAAGCGATAAAAAAAATAGTGATTGCCCTGGCGCTGTGTTTACTATTTATTCCATTTTCTCGTTATATTTCACCGACAACCCTTGTTGATGGGCATAAAACCTACCTCGCCTATTTGCCATTAAGTTTTATAATGGCAATGATTATTATTTATGGTCGGTCGGCGATTTTTCCCCTCACGCTAGGGTCGCTAATTATTTATAGCTGGCTGCTTGATTTATCTGTTGTACCGCTTGTTACGTTTATTTTTTGTCTGCTATTTCCTTTACTGGTTGCCAGTCTAATTACCTGCCGCTACGTGGGCCCCCGTTGGCGTTTTGGACTCCCCAATAAGGGCATGGGGCAGCGTATTTTTTGGCTCGGTTTTATCGCCCCGTTTGCCATCAAGCTGCTGATGTACCTCGCGGGTAATGTGATTGAGTATCCACCTGAACTCGCGCCGTTTTTTGGTGGTGGCTCAGTTATTTATATGATTGTTGATGTGCTGAATCTTGTTGTGGCTTCACTCATCTTCACCACGCTTTTCTATTATCCGTTGCGTATGCTGCTGAACCCGCATTTTGCCGTCGGTTTCTGGCGGCGCTGCGTGCGCCACTACAGGCAGGATAAGCACCGGCTCTATACGCCATGCTGGCTGGTTGCCTGGGCGCTGTATCTGGTGCTGATGTGCTCGCCGTGGCATAGCGAGCTGATTGCTGGCTATTTGGTTCCGGTGGTCTTTGTGCTGTTTACGCTAGGCATCCGTCGCTTTAATGCAAGGCTGGTTTCTCTGCTGTGGGGCATTTCGGCGTGGGTATTGCTAACCTACAACACCAGTTTTTTGCAGGGGGTAAATACGCAGTACGCCCTGTCCTTTATTCTTTCCGTCTTTATCTCCTTTACCGTTTGCCTGTTATATATGGCTATTTCCTACCACAAAAATGAGTGGATGAAGCGAGTTTACCATCTCCAGGCGCAGACCGATCCATTAACACAATTACCTAATTTACGCGCGCTTGAAGAACATATTCTGACTTATCCAACCGGGGCGCTTTGCTGCCTGAGAATGGCGAACTTTGAGTTTCTTAGCCGACATTACGGCATGATGATGCGTATTTACTGTAAGAAAACCATTGCCAGAGAATTACAACCCTGGCTGCTGGAGGGGGAAAAAATATTTCAGCTCCCCGGTAGTGAGTTGCTTTTATTTTTACGAGAGGGTGAAACAGAAGCCCGGCTGACCTATTTTGTTGAGCACCTGAATAATAAGAAAATTCCCTGGCACAACGTCTCCCTTGAAATTGAATACGGGGCATCCTGGGGGATTGTGGATTCGCCCGAAGACCTGCAGCGCATGCTGGGGCAATTAAGCTATCTGGCTGAAAAAGCCAGTGACACCCAGCGTGTGCTTGGGCTTGATGCCAGGCTGCAGGCTGTCTCTGGGCAAACAACCGAGCGGGTGCTGTTGCTGCAAAAGATTAAGCAGGCCATCGACGAAGATGCTTTCCAGCTCTACGCACAGCCCATTGTCGACTGTGACGGTAAGGGCTATTACGAAATTCTCAGCCGCCTGGTGATAGGCGGCCAGCACATTACCCCGGATAAATTTATTCCAATTATCGCCGAGTTTAACCTGAGCACCCGGTTTGACATGATGGTGATGAAGATGCTGCTGGCCTGGCTTGCGAAGCATCCTGGCAACGTGCAGCAGACGCGCTTTTCGGTCAATCTGATGCCGCTCACGCTAATGCAAAAAGAGATTGCCCAGCAGATTATTGCCCAGTTTGACGTTTACAAGGTGCCGACCAGCGCCGTAGTCATTGAAGTGACGGAAGAGCAGGCATTTTCAAACTCAGAAACCTCTAATCAAAATATTGCCCTGCTGCGTGAGAAAGGTTTTAAGATTGCTATTGATGATTTTGGAACAGGCTACGCTAACTATGAGCGCCTGAAGAAGCTGCAGGCGGATATCATTAAGATAGATGGTTGCTTCGTCCGCGATATCACCAGCGATGTAATGGATAAGCTTATCGTGAAGTCCATTTGTGAACTGGCGGCGGCCAGGTCGCTCAGCGTCGTCGCAGAGTATGTCGAAACGGAAGAGCAGCGCGACATCCTGCTGCAGCTTGGCGTCCAATACCTGCAGGGGTATCTGGTGGGGAGACCCGAGCCTTTGCAGCAGCTCAAGCACTGA
- a CDS encoding YfeC-like transcriptional regulator → MLKERMTPEELAVITGYSRQTINKWVRKENWETSPKPGVQGGKARLIHIDEHVREFINSTRRVTENTARYSTTDASLENLLLNSVQQMSDSEQKKMSAMLLRDGIAGLLTRLGISDNE, encoded by the coding sequence GTGCTCAAGGAAAGAATGACACCAGAAGAACTGGCCGTGATCACCGGCTACAGCCGCCAGACCATCAATAAGTGGGTGCGTAAAGAAAATTGGGAAACCTCACCTAAACCCGGCGTTCAGGGAGGCAAAGCGCGGCTTATACATATAGATGAGCACGTCAGGGAATTTATCAACAGCACCCGCCGAGTGACGGAAAACACAGCCCGTTACAGCACAACGGACGCCTCGCTGGAAAATCTACTGCTCAACTCAGTTCAGCAAATGTCCGACAGCGAACAGAAAAAGATGTCTGCGATGCTGTTGCGGGACGGGATTGCCGGTTTACTTACACGGTTGGGGATCAGCGATAACGAGTAA
- a CDS encoding YfeC-like transcriptional regulator — MFKEKMTADELAEMTGYTRQTINKWVLKHNWETTEKRGVPGGKARFIYISEQVKAFIYNTRYMREKVASYSVLRTPLEQLMLNALRTLSQEEQHKVTAILEREGSEGLLKRLGIQKNE; from the coding sequence ATGTTCAAGGAAAAAATGACCGCCGATGAACTGGCGGAGATGACGGGTTACACTCGCCAGACAATTAATAAATGGGTACTGAAACATAACTGGGAAACCACTGAGAAACGAGGCGTACCAGGCGGTAAAGCAAGATTTATTTATATCTCAGAGCAGGTAAAAGCGTTTATCTACAACACCCGCTATATGCGCGAAAAAGTGGCCTCTTATAGCGTCCTTCGTACGCCATTAGAACAGCTGATGCTCAACGCCCTGCGTACCCTTTCCCAAGAAGAGCAGCATAAAGTGACCGCTATCCTCGAGCGTGAAGGCAGCGAAGGTTTGCTTAAACGCCTCGGAATTCAAAAGAATGAGTAA